A region from the Thermanaeromonas toyohensis ToBE genome encodes:
- a CDS encoding CdaR family protein yields MLERWRENLGVKLLAVTLALILWLYVTSEQNPTTEHVVRIPLEVENLSAGLVVANLPSEVQIRLEGRKGQIKNLLPRDIRAYVDLRAARVGENTLPVQVTLPEGVRLVRVNPAQVTVKVEQVQEVSLPVQVNLNGEPAGGYRALDPILKPSQVIVSGPEALLKEIGKVYVEVKLDQARGNYLAQLPVQVVDREGHPLSRWLTLKPESVEVFVPVVQDMPSRMVAIRPRLVGEPAAGYQIKRVILHPEVVEVLAPYNVLATLDNLYTTPINIAGARKNIIVESQLEIPPGVQLSSFPRVRVIVEIERVG; encoded by the coding sequence TCGGAACAGAATCCCACCACTGAACACGTGGTACGTATCCCCTTGGAAGTGGAGAATTTAAGCGCAGGACTGGTAGTGGCCAATTTGCCTTCCGAGGTCCAAATAAGGTTAGAGGGCCGTAAAGGGCAGATAAAGAACTTGTTGCCCAGGGATATTAGAGCTTATGTGGACCTGCGGGCGGCCAGGGTCGGTGAAAATACCCTTCCTGTCCAAGTAACCCTCCCGGAAGGGGTTAGACTAGTGCGGGTTAACCCGGCCCAGGTGACAGTAAAGGTAGAGCAGGTTCAAGAAGTTTCCCTTCCTGTCCAAGTTAACTTAAATGGAGAACCTGCGGGTGGTTACCGGGCCCTAGATCCTATCCTTAAACCCTCCCAAGTAATAGTTTCGGGACCCGAAGCGCTCCTTAAAGAGATAGGGAAGGTATATGTAGAAGTGAAGCTCGACCAGGCGCGGGGGAACTACTTAGCTCAACTACCAGTACAGGTGGTTGATCGGGAGGGCCACCCTTTAAGCCGCTGGCTTACCCTTAAACCAGAAAGCGTGGAGGTATTCGTTCCGGTAGTCCAGGATATGCCTAGCCGGATGGTCGCTATTAGGCCGCGGCTGGTGGGAGAACCAGCAGCAGGGTACCAGATAAAGAGAGTAATTTTGCATCCCGAAGTAGTGGAGGTATTGGCTCCATATAATGTGCTAGCAACTTTAGATAACCTTTACACTACTCCTATTAACATCGCGGGGGCTCGCAAGAATATTATAGTGGAAAGCCAACTGGAGATACCGCCGGGTGTCCAGCTCAGTAGCTTCCCGCGAGTTCGCGTAATAGTGGAGATTGAAAGGGTGGGATAG